A stretch of DNA from Brevibacillus ruminantium:
CTGAGCCAGCACGGCTATGACGGTGTCGTGGTAACGCACGGGACCGATACCCTGGAGGAAACTGCCTATTTCCTCGATTTGACTCTGCCCATTACCGTGCCGATCGTTCTGACAGGCGCGATGCGCAGCAGCAACGAACTGGGAGCAGACGGTCCTGTCAATTTGATCTCCGCCGTACGAACAGCAGCTGATCCGCAAAGTCGAAACAAAGGTGTGCTCGTGGTTTTCAACGATGAGATCCACGCCGCCAGACACGTGACCAAAACGCATACAAGCAATGTCGCTACTTTTCAATCACCACAGTACGGCCCCATCGGAACTATTGCCAAGAAGCATGTCAGCTATCATCATGCGCCGCTGGACAGAGAGTATTATCCCGTTGCCAGCCCAACAGCCAATGTCCCGTTGATGAAGGCAGTAGCCGGAATGGACCCGAACTGGTTTCAGTATCTGATCGAACAGCCTGTGGATGGGTTGGTGCTGGAAGCCTTTGGATTGGGAAATCTGCCGCCTACGATCCTTCCCGCACTCCAAAAGCTGCTGGACAAAGGAATTCCCATCGTACTTGTCTCT
This window harbors:
- a CDS encoding asparaginase, with product MEKKILVINTGGTIAMSIDESERVKPLEEHAVEKIGPLLERYADVTMINYINLPSPHITPEIMNQLRLFIQQELSQHGYDGVVVTHGTDTLEETAYFLDLTLPITVPIVLTGAMRSSNELGADGPVNLISAVRTAADPQSRNKGVLVVFNDEIHAARHVTKTHTSNVATFQSPQYGPIGTIAKKHVSYHHAPLDREYYPVASPTANVPLMKAVAGMDPNWFQYLIEQPVDGLVLEAFGLGNLPPTILPALQKLLDKGIPIVLVSRCYNGQVQDVYDYDGGGRQLKEMGMIFGGGLNGQKARLKLMVALAQTKNFAELQQLFDQ